TTACTTACCTCTGTTTCACTAAAGGCTCCTACCCAGCAGGAACCTAGTCCTAAAGAAGTGGCGGTAAGCAGAATATTTTGTACGGCGGCTGCGGTATCCTGCAGGCAATAGAGATTTCTACCTCGTTCACCATAGTGAGCAGCGGAACGTTCAGGTAAGGCACAGACAACAATTACTAAAGGGGCTTTGTTTATAAAACCTTGAAAAGCCGCTTGGGCTAAATCTTTTTTAAGATCTGGATGTGTAATCACAAAGAATTTCCAAGGCTGTAAATTACCCGCCGAAGGAGCATTTTGGGCGGCGGTTAAAAGTTTGTTAATTATTTTCTCGCTAAGGGGTTTGTTTTGAAAATCACGGACACTGCGGCGTTCTTTAATGAACTCTAAAATTACGGACATTTAACAATTCACCTCCTTAAAAAAACTTCGCTTTAGGGGCTTGAAAATCCTTTTTTTATGTGGGTTTAGCATGATTTTTTATTGGCAGCGTGCTATTATTTGGTTGTCAGATAAAATAGGGGTGATTTGAATTTGAGGGAGGTAAATGATGACAGAATATATTCGTTTAATTGGTCTAATTGTCGCTCTATTGTATCTTATATTTAATGTTGATGATTTAATTTGGGAAATTATTTGTACATTTAAAAAAAGGCGAGTTGCAAGTTTACTCCCCGAAGATTTGGAGGAAGTACCTCCTAAACTTTTAGCGGTTTTAGTAGCTGCTTGGCAGGAAGATAATGTTTTGGAAGATGTTATTGATCATTTACAGGCAGCGATTTTATACCCGCAGTCGATGTATTATTTATTTCTGGGGGTTTATCCTAATGATCAAGCAACGATAGAGGTTGTGCAGAGATTAGCTGAAAAATATAAAAATGTGCATCTGGTTTTTAATCAAAAACCGGGTCCTACTTCGAAAGCTGATAATTTAAATAATGTAATTAATTATGTCCAACAATTTGAAATTGAACGCGGTTGGAGTTTTCAAGCGATTATAGTGCATGATTCAGAAGATGTAGTTCATCCTTATGAATTTAAGGTAGCTAATTATTTATTGGAAAAACATCAGG
This genomic window from Clostridia bacterium contains:
- a CDS encoding nitroreductase family protein, with product MSVILEFIKERRSVRDFQNKPLSEKIINKLLTAAQNAPSAGNLQPWKFFVITHPDLKKDLAQAAFQGFINKAPLVIVVCALPERSAAHYGERGRNLYCLQDTAAAVQNILLTATSLGLGSCWVGAFSETEVSKILHLSAEIRPVALIPLGYPQTKPQPTKRIPLEKITQYF